DNA sequence from the Pomacea canaliculata isolate SZHN2017 linkage group LG7, ASM307304v1, whole genome shotgun sequence genome:
TTTGTCTGAGACCAAACATGAAAATTCAGAGTAAAATACACATCAGTTCTCATGTGTGAAATACTGTCTTTTGATAGCACATGAAAGTCTGATACatagtttacatttttacagaaatatttatccCAGCGCACAATCTGACTTAGGTATACAGGTATTTGAAGCTAAACACGGATAGACATACTTTACAAAAAATGCTATGCTCTGTATGCATCTTGTAACAAATAAAGCATTGAAAAAATTGAAACCCAGTGgcagaggaaaaaagtaaattttaaataaaatagaatattcCTGGAGATGCTACATTCAACTGTTGTACGCTGACTTGCTATACTACAGTAGCTCGTATAGACAGCATCGTGTAGACATTGTGTCTATGGTGACTGGACACATTTGTCTGTAAATTCTTTGTTGTCAAGCGGTGCAGTGGACACACACATTGGGTGAAGGTAGCCGCCAAAATCGTTAGATACCTCGGGTTCTGTCGGACGTTGGGTGGCTGTAGACTCGTTTTGATGCTGGGTGGGAATGGGCGGGAGCCTCACCCCTGACTTACTGCTGGCGTTCGAACCGACTGCACACATAAATAGATATTATCAGTGAATATGGCTACAGACACATTTACTGTCAAATAGGTTATGGTGGGAATATTTTGAGTTAAATTCAGATGCATTTTCTTTGTGGGAATATTTTGAATTACATTCAGATGAATTTCTTTGACCACAtatgaaataatgataaaaaatgctTATTAAAGAGCGCCATTCATTGATGACTAACATACTAAAATCATAACGGTACATACAACTTAAATATTCTTCCTTTAGTTAGAAACCAACAGATTCAGTTAAAAGCACAAAGAACAATTGCTTCTTGAGCTGACACTTAAatggctgatgatgatgatgatgatgatgatgaggaggagaaggaggaggaggaggagtaggaggagaaggaggaggatgcaCATGTCAGCTTGTAGGAAAGTGTGTTCTAGACAGGTGTCCCAGTCAATAAATGTAATCGTCTATAACACTGCGAGTGTTCACTGAAAGGAACACTGTGAAGAAGAATAATGTCAAAAAGGGGGTCGAAGTTGAAGTGTCAAGAACACATAGACGAGTACTGAGCCATGTGGAACCATATGacttgacaataaaaatattttattaataaacaaatactgaaaaaaatttgactAGACAAACAGCACATTAATGATACTAGATTGTCTCAGAAGAAGTTTTTTGTTACTTCCACATTGCAAGTAAATAGTGTACCTCTAGATGTTCTATATATCTTTGGAAGATCTGGAATTTCCTCATAAATGTCTCTTGCCTGGTCTTTGGAGATGCTGAGAACGTGTAAAGCCTCGTTGAGGTGTGCAAAAGTCATATTCATGTCTGGATTGAGAGGTGTCTGTTCGCATCTTCTACGGGCTGAAGAATAGATAAATTAAGTCAAGAATCAACCAGTTTATGATGCCAACTTATGAATTATACTTGACAAAAATGGACGAACAAAATAACGATTTTACAGAAGGGGTGAACGAAATAGAGAATTAACATGGTACAGAATGAGTAAGCCAAAGCCAATAGAACATGATAGTCCAGCGCAAAGATAGTAGAAAATTTATGTCAGCCAGTAAGCCACAAAGTTGACCAACCATTCATGTGAGTAACAGCAATTGAAACAAATTGttcaacaattattttgtaagtttcACATTGTAAATACCTATTACAAGATACTTGTTTGTCTTAAAGCTTTGGCTTAGCTTTGTATAATATTCCACCTACATAGTTATTAGTTACTTATGGATGTAGCTATTGCATGACATGTATGAGCACGACAGCAATAACACAAGTCCTGCAGACGATATCTAGTAGTAATGACCCGGATGTATAATAGAAGTTAACAAGTGCCTATGAATATTCAGTGTCCTCTTTGCATGTTGTATTACCTTTCACACAGCAGACAAGGCCTGATGTTATCACTGTTGTTATGACAACCAGACACACACAAGAGGCCACGGCTATGATGAGGGTGTAGTCGGTGTCAGTGTTGGGACCAATGTTTTTAACAGCACCAGTCTTCAGATCtgtaaaagcaaaacatttttcactaaCTTCTTTG
Encoded proteins:
- the LOC112568934 gene encoding uncharacterized protein LOC112568934; this encodes MKNSHQIFIHIFIALMFQLKDTRFVRGMDTTCVIQKKDLNFKVTCYFPTGIQKPFEINFKKQGTSLPRYVLLCDWNKGQYTCEPRQDRYRLDDKVVFNKRSVSLWMLNASTDDIGIYKCDTYSSQNKECFLTKELYFGSHTTTKQDSVSGDQDSTTTRLKEDLKTGAVKNIGPNTDTDYTLIIAVASCVCLVVITTVITSGLVCCVKARRRCEQTPLNPDMNMTFAHLNEALHVLSISKDQARDIYEEIPDLPKIYRTSRVGSNASSKSGVRLPPIPTQHQNESTATQRPTEPEVSNDFGGYLHPMCVSTAPLDNKEFTDKCVQSP